The Nicotiana tomentosiformis chromosome 2, ASM39032v3, whole genome shotgun sequence genome includes the window gatcgattcttgttatttgatgttattttgatgatttgaggtagcgcaAAAGTTTGtaggatattattacacttgtgtgcatgtttgatttggagcccgagggctagggatgagtttcggatgtgcTACGGAAGAGTTTGGAAAATTATGCAACTGCTAGTGCATTACAGTTGTTGGTATCTGTTGCAGATCTCACAATTGCGTGGtctggctcgcaattgcgagcctcgaTTTTGCGGTCACACTATCACATTTGCCAAAAGGGCTGGAGGGATGGAGTTTCTCTTTCGCGGAGAataattcgcatttgcgaacaaagcaGAGATCACATTCGCAATCtcatagtcgcatttgcgacatagtGTCCTTGGAgtgagcttcgcatttgcgatgggggaagttcgcatttgtgaacaaaaTGTCACATTTGCAACTTTGATGGGCCTGATgcactgatcgcatttgcgatcagtgtGTCACATTTGCGGTCAAAGTATTTGCGAATAAGAGCTCGCAAATATGAcacctgcagctgggtaaaagagagaaaaaatgggACTcaactcattttacaccatttctcaactccaaatactctagaggcgatttttgaagaactttttcttcccaaaattcattggtaagcaactctaattTATTTTCTATCAAttccccattacttttcatgagctTTTAACAGCAAATCTatgattttcatggtagaaattaaggatttcaggtagaatttagaaattttgtaaaattaagatttggacctcaaattgaggtcggatttcttaacaaatcacataaccgttctcggggtgaatgggtaatcaggttttggtccggatctcgaattttgaccaagcgagcctagGGTTGACGTTTTcaatttcatcaaagattgaaccttttttattcgtgggtagtttctaaagcttattttaaattgtttgaatgatatttaaatagattttgttggtttggaggcttgtttgaaaggaaaagtcgtggttgattgttgatttggttGCGCAAAGAGGCACGTGTCGTGTCTAACTTGACGTGAGgaaattaggacttgttggtctatttgttatgtgaattatgtgggaaaacagcatatatgtgaggtgactagTGTATATGCGTCGTTATGGGTTAAACCATGCAGGATTGGGCTAGTTACCTTTATGTCATCACTTATTCCATGTTATCTCTTGTTATAAGCTTTGATTTCTACATGATCtttcttgttatccatgctttacTTGTTACTTATTTTGATTTATTCATTTCTCGCACAATATCTACTTACCTGCTCTATGTTCCTACAtgtattaattgtataacttcactgcttcatatttaacttgcttTCATTGACTTAACATTACTTGTTATACCTTACTATGGTATTCCAATTTCTTTGAGTTCTTTAGCTATTCTTGTATTGGTGATTTGTAGAGAATTATAAATACGAAGTATTGGTTATCCTCCATTGTGCTGGTAGTTCCTTGATATTCTATACGCTTTATTCTCCTTTCGTGTTGAGATTCCGTTATCGGTTGTGTTGAGTTGTTTATGTTAATGagttgatattgggatcgggttgcacgtcgcaaacAGAATTGAAATAAATTGATATTGGTAATGGGTTGCATGCCATAACAGGtaatgatatgatatgatattgggatcgggttgcgcgctgcaacagtTATTGTGTTAAATGTTGGGATTGAATTATGCGCCGCAATAGAGTATGATGTGTTGTAGTTGTTTGTAGTTGTGGAGTTTTATCTCGGTATTGTGATATGAGATTTGAGATCATGTTATTTTGGGGTCCTCTGGTAGTTGACCTTCGGGTTCATTTTTATGAGTTTACTACTTTAGTTATATTTCTgtattttgttattattattcaTACAGGTTTATTGTGTCTTGCCATAGCCTCgacactacttcgtcgaggttaagctcggcacttacagagtgcatggggtcggttatactcacgCTATATTtctgcacttttttgtgcagatccagatgttgGTTCCAGCGGCGCGTAGAGGAGTTCTGCTCGAATCCGACTGctacaggagacttgaggtagagttgtCCAGCGTTCGCAGTCCCTAAAGTACCCTTCTATTATGTCTTTACTGTTTACTTtgtttcaaatagttgtatttcgtTCAAATCATACTTTGTAGTACTCTAGTTGCTCGTGTATTGGTAACACCAGATTTCTGAGATTAGTCTAGACCGTGTTATTTATGGATTTATCTTATATAATTCAGTTTTACCAATCGTTAATTATTATTGTGACTctgttttaaattattaaaatagtaAATTGATTAgctgttgttggcttgcctagcaaatagaTGTTAGGCACTATCACGATCTCATGTTTGGTATTTCGGGTAGTGACAAAATCTCTTTAAAAGTAATGAAAGAGCTAGAGTAATTTTATTGATATCTGAATTCTTTTTGGCTCTCTTCTAGTTATTTGGCAGTACATCATGACACTCCTAGTTCATGGATGGCTCTGATTGTAGGAGTTCAAGATGCTCCACTATGTAAGAAAGCGACAATttcattaggaaatttttaaaTTCTGCTTTGAATTTCTGTTCatctttttttaaagaaaaagaaCTCATAATTGAGAAATTGTACTTCAGATTCCTTCCCGACCAAATTAAACAATTTAACATTCAATTGAAGGTGTTCGGTCAAATATCACAAGTAACAAACTTACAATTTTGCAATATTCTAAACAACCAAAAGCGTAAaaaatttcttttgttttttcccTCTATTCTTTTCTCTCTTTCCAAATAAAGCAAGAGAGACATATTTCTGTAAAAATGATATACTGGTCGCTCAATATAATGTCCAAAAGGATTTATGAGCCAATTCAAGAGTTACAGAGGCATGATGTTTATTCCTGCTTTACGCACGCTAAAACTTTTTAAATAGATTGCTGTTTTATTATTTGTGTATCTCATTTGGGTAATAATACTCCTATATTATAATTAAGTTATTTGAAATTTACATACTTCATTTCTGATAATAATTAAATACACatgtgatttttggctttaaaattgTGGACAGATATCATTAACTATTGTTCCTCTCAAATTTGATTTCATGGATGCTGTACATAGTGATACCTTTTAGACAAGTAACATATGGGCTAATCACATTGGTCAAGGATCTTTTTAATAATATTACAAATTGGGAATTAGTTCTTTCTCTAATACTTAAATTTTCAATAAACAAGGTGCACAGATACTTTTTTACTTCAAAAATTGTTTATAAATTCCTGACGTTTAGAAACTAATTACAAGTAAGGCTTAACTCTTGGAGTACACATGAGGTGGCAAGGTTGGCTGTTATTATCGGGGCATGCAAGAGATCGAGCTGGACGATCCAAATAAGAAATGGGCTGCTCATCAAGTGATCTATCAGGGTGATTTGCACAAATAGGATTATTTGGTGCCATCGTTTAAATTTTTATACCCAGTAAGAAAAGTCTTGAAAATATAATCGCCGGtaagaattttgaattttttgagaAAGTCTTATGGTGATTCGCCAGAATTCAGTCGGTTCTATAGAGTAAAGGACATTCCACAGAGCAAAGGACAATCTACCATCTCATTGTAACCACTAATTGGTGATGATATGAACATGTAAGGGTCGGCCTAATCCCCCACCATTGAGGTGATTTTAATTTTAGTatttaaaccaaaaaaaaaaatctagcGCATTGTAGTTGATCATAGTTCCCTTTTCTCTCCCTCTCTTTTTCTTAAATCTGGATATAGAAAGAACAGGAAGAAAATGCACAAATGGTACAGCCCAAGTGGAAACAAGTCTGCATTTAATATTCAAAGCAAGTACGAACAATTACAAGCTAGCGCCAACTGGTGCTTGATATACTTGGATGTAATTTGCTGAAAATAAAGAATATGAGAATACTTTTATTAATAGTTGGCAGTAACatattgttgaggtttttgttatttaaagataaaatagtcttaaaatgagggtgaatgggaaatggagggaaaatgaaatttttgagtaaaattttaagttttcccctcttgacaatgagacattgtcccatattagaagaggaaaagatttttggtgggtatatataattgctcttcttgtagctcttaaagagttaagaagaaagcaagcctcgcgccgtcgccgtcgccgtcgtcgctcgctcggctcggcttcggctttggccggcttcggattcggatttgatggatttgtaacggatatgttccaatccgtgtattgaccaccagcttcctctcagcattttcatacattgcactccttcctctcagctgTAGTATATTTCCAACTTTGGGCATATACTATATCGAAAAGGAAAGAGAGATGAACATTGAGTGGAAAGAACTGGATAGTGTTAGTATTCAATTTCATGGGCACTTGGATTTGCCCTTGGAGTTGAGCATGTCTCTATAACAAGGGCATTCCGACTTGTTTCCATAGTTTCCAGAAGGGACACAGTTGCACTTATTGCAGCATATTCCACAGTAGGTCAAGCAACGTTTTGCTATTCCTGCTTTCCCACACCTCACTGCGCACTTAGAATCGCATGAACCTACACCATATAGATACACATCATATATCAATTTAATTAGCATATAATACTAATTAGTCAATCAATTATAACTTCTATACGATGACAGTAAATTATTATCTAAACATATACGAAAGCTGATTACAAGTAATTTTTATAGAAAAAATGGTATGATAATTAACTAGGAAAAGATGATAAATGACATGTTACACAGATATTATAACGTCACACTTATATAtgatatataaaaattatttacacaTCAATATAAATAAGTTAAACCTTAGTTGAATAGCAGCATTATAAGTTAAAAATTAGTCAGCAGCtggtgtatgtgtgtgtgtgagagtgAGAGTGAGGCGACAAATCTTACTTGGGTCGTCATAGGCCACGGATGACTGAAGGAAAGAAGAAGTCAGAACAAGTGAAACAATTAACAAAGTAATCATGGCAAGCTTCATCTTGAAGAGTAAAGTGTAGGCTACCACTGATCTTCTGGAACTATTTAAATTGCAAACAATCACAAAAGTCTACGATTTTAAGGGCGTAATTGGGAAAGAGTGGGTGAATGAGTATTTATAGAGACACCGTAAGAGGTACAACCGTACAATTACAACTGACAAGTAAGAAGGAGGAAATGAGCAAGTGATGTGGATTCAACGCTAATAATAGTGATTAGGTGGAGGCCATGTGTCAGGTAACGTAGCGATAAGCAGTGGCAACTGGCAAAAATGGAATCTCAGAAAATGATAGTAAGAAAATGCGTCCAGTTTCATTACAGGCTGTGTAATCTGTAGTAGGTGTGCTGACCCTCTTCGTTTTGCTGACTCTTTAGGGCGCAATCGAACGAGGTCTCAATTGCCTACAGTCCATTACTCTAATGTTGTAAAAGAAGGCTCGAAGTAGCTGACTAGTGTGTATGTCAAAATCAGCCCTAAAATATTTAGGGTAATGCAGCATTAAGGAAAGAATCAGTCGAGATCGGATAGGGAACAGCGAGGTTCGTGGTAAAGATGGCAACAATGGCTGAGGTCGAGCATCGTTGACAAAACAGTAACGGCTAGTTTTTGAAAtaagatattaaagagaataggCACTTATATTATTAGGATTTGTTAGATACATGTCTCAAATAAATAGGAAAGGGAGAAGGAAAAAAAGGCATGTAATATTCACTTGATAAGAATATTTTTCAGAAGAAGATTTTCTCTTTTGTAAAGATACAAAGACtacctttttatcaagattcttacccatattattccacacttttacaCCAAAACCGAGAATAGTCCAAACAAACCTTGAAtttatctgtcattcatcattgtcaggagaaacattcgtccaatccatcatttattgggtgaattattcctcttatttacttaaatgtcatttattgctatttattgctagttacatCTCCATTATTGCTCATTCTTTATGAACGTTTTGTGCTTATCATTGTCAACACTTCATTGGATCTGTCCCATCTCACACACGATTTCAAGATTCgcatctagagttattatcattaactagatttaacccgttattacataaatttaataatttagccaaaagttatactttttggtcaaacaatttggcgtcgTCTGTGGGGATTATCTAGTTAactcttttagtttcttctagatctacaactGACACTGGTCACTAacgttaaaaaaaataaaataaataaaataaatcaagaaCAAGAATCTTTTTTTCTCTCTACATACATAGATCTAATAtggcaggtaacagagaagaaagaacgagaataatgagcgacatcccaaccaacctcatgaacatcATCCATGAGAGCTCTGAAGCAGTGGACGAGGACACAACGCCCAATGCATCCCCCAGGCGAGGTGGGTCACCCCCTCCCCACTGCAGCATCATAAAATCTCTTGGTAAGATAGCCTCTACATCCACGGTAGAGGAGACGCCGCTAGTAATAAAGAAGCTCCTTGAGGCCTGGCTAACTGATACGCTAACTAGCGTCCTCCATAAGCCCGTTCGGGATACAGCCATAGAAAATGCAAGAACTTGTGTTATACCACCAGTGGACGAGCAACATGATCAAGTTCCTCCTCCTCCCGCAATgacaggtattactcacaatgttaTTGGCAATGCAGGCGATGACGCTCTCACGGCTgttctgaaaaggatggaggaaatggaaaatgagaacaaGCTACTTCGGGACAAAATGAGAGAACAtgaagaaagggtcgataaaataccgggCGCTCCCAATCTCTTGCCGAAGAGAGACGTCGGTCGGTTCGTAGAGCATCCATATAGCGATGACGACGCCCCACAtaccataccaaagaccttcaaaatgcctCCCTACTTGAAAATATATGATGCCACGACCGACCCCGAAGACCATGTGACCCACTATGTCACCATtgtgaaaggcaatgacctcgccaaagaacaagtatcctccattttgCTGAAAATAATCAGCGAGACTCTCACTGGAGGGGCATTAATGTGGTATTCGCAGCTGCCCACGCGTTCCATCGAAACATTCGAAGAAATGGCGAGAGTAAACAACATATTCGCCATCAAACAATCATCGGGAGAGGGAttaagggacttcctcgcccgattCAACCGAGTAAGAATGACATTACCGAATGTATCGGAAGGGATAACTCAAGAAAATTATTGAGTCAGCTTATGAAGTACCCCCCCAAcgacttgggatgaaatacataaTGCATATTGCACCGAAGTCCGAGCAGACGAGGACGACCTCAGTGGGCCAACCCATCAACTGACTTCGGTGCAGGCAAAATCTAGGAAAGATCGAAGAAATGATGTCAGAAGAGATCTGGCGTCCTCATGACCTAACTGGGAACGGCATCTCCCATATATCAGGACCACCGCTGCATCTTAATCCCGCCATGAAGAGGGCCCACCCCGATAGAGAACGGGGACTTACCGGAACGAGAGAGGTATGCACTATTTATTATCCTCTCATAATATTTGTGTGTCACCAACAGAGATAGTCTACGCCTTAGAAAAGTTCGGACCAAAGGTGAAGTGGCcgcaaaagatgaggtcagactCAAATACCAAAAAATCAGATGCCCTCTGTgagttccatcaagagcgaggacacaaaaccgaagattgcatcgccctcagACAGGAGGTCATAAACATGCTAcgacagggacacctcaaagagttgtTGAGCGATCGAGGAAGGACCAACTTCGCCAGAGGGCGTGAACAACATCAAGGGCCGCCAAAACTGCCCTTACCGGCCcgcaccatccacatgatcatcggtggtggGGACGATGCTTCCATCAACTGCGTGAAGTTCACCACAAACCACAAGCTCAAATGGTCGATCACCCATGAACGGTAtaatgaactcgaagaaagtatcatctttgaTCAATCAGATACCAACGGTTTGGccttccctcactatgatgctcttgttatcactttacgaattttagataccgatgtgagatgaattatggtagacgatgggagCAGTGCATgtattatccatcctcgagtacttgcacaacTGAAACTCAAAGATAAGATAGTCGTT containing:
- the LOC104093970 gene encoding peamaclein-like → MKLAMITLLIVSLVLTSSFLQSSVAYDDPSSCDSKCAVRCGKAGIAKRCLTYCGICCNKCNCVPSGNYGNKSECPCYRDMLNSKGKSKCP